The window CAAAATTATGAGGCATTATTATCGGCTCTGCCCAACCAGAAAGGTCTATCGCTATTGGATCTGGGGTGCGGTCCGGGCCGCGATCTTCTCTATTTCAAGAAACAGGGACATCATGCAATTGGCTTAGATGGGAGCTACGAATTTTGTGAGATGGCGAGATCACTGACTGGTCTTCTGGTGCTCCACCAAGATTTCCTTAAACTAGAATTATCGGAGCAGTTTGTCGACGGTATTTTTGCGAATGCTTCGCTCTTTCATGTTCCTTCTCAGGAAATGGTCCGGGTATTAAAAGAGCTAAGGTCCGTACTAAAACCACAAGGGATACTTTTTTCTTCAAATCCCAGAGGAAACAGTGAGGGATGGCAAGGAGATCGCTACGGCACTTACCTTGAGCTCGCTCCCTATCAGCTACTGCTGGAATCGGCCGGTTTCGAGATCATAAAACACTACTATCGACCGCAGGGACTACCTTGCACTGAACAGCCTTGGCTTGCCGTTGTCAGTCGGAAAGTGGCTTAGTTAGTTATTGTCGGGAAACCCGACAAAAACTATCCTGAGGCGCCGCTAGGGTTTTGGGGGAGAACATCCTTGATCGCCTCGAGGCGTAAGCGCCCGATCTCGCTGCCCAAGGCCGCGCCCGTGAGTCCCTGAGCGATCGGATCGCCTGCATCGACGGACTGCGCCGCACGCAACGCCCGGCGCAGGTACTCCGGCTGAGGGTAGGCGCGATCCTCAAGCCCGGTACGCCCGCGGGCATCGGCTTCGCAGGCCGTGAGGAATTGCTCGAAGCGCTCCGGCCTTCGGAAGGCATCCAGGGCTTCGAGGGTAGTTAGCAGGGTCGCGGGCCGAAGCTCAAGGGCACGGTGACAATGGCTGTGATAGCGCGCGACCAGCACGGCGAGATCGCGGTAGTCGTTGGGGATGCGGTAGCGCTGGCAGAAGCCAAGGATGATATCCGCGCCGCGCTCCTCGTGCCCATGGTGATGCGGCCATTGCTCTTGCGGGCTCGTCCCTTTCCCGAGATCGTGCACCAAGGTAGCAAAGCGCACGCGCGGATCTTCGCTCAAGCGCGCAGCCTGGTCGAGCACCAGCATCACATGCAGTCCGGTGTCGATTTCGGGGTGGTGGCGCGGCGGTTGCGGCACGCCGAAGAGCCGTTCGATCTCGGGAAAGAGCGCAAGCAGGGCGCCGCAGGTCCGCAGCGCCTCGAAAAATAGGCGCGGATTG is drawn from Pseudomonadota bacterium and contains these coding sequences:
- a CDS encoding methyltransferase domain-containing protein translates to MSKFCSPNELENISSATIEHYDANANSFWHGTKDHDVTQNYEALLSALPNQKGLSLLDLGCGPGRDLLYFKKQGHHAIGLDGSYEFCEMARSLTGLLVLHQDFLKLELSEQFVDGIFANASLFHVPSQEMVRVLKELRSVLKPQGILFSSNPRGNSEGWQGDRYGTYLELAPYQLLLESAGFEIIKHYYRPQGLPCTEQPWLAVVSRKVA
- a CDS encoding multifunctional CCA addition/repair protein; this translates as MKVYKVGGAVRDKLLGRPVSDCDWVVIGATAQDLLGLGYRAVGKDFPVFLHPQTHEEYALARTERKVGPGYKGFVFHASPEVSLEADLERRDVTINSMAEDIDGGIIDPYGGRADLERGILRHVSSAFAEDPVRILRVARFAARFGFRIAEETLALMREMVAAGETETLVPERVWAELDQALAEPNPRLFFEALRTCGALLALFPEIERLFGVPQPPRHHPEIDTGLHVMLVLDQAARLSEDPRVRFATLVHDLGKGTSPQEQWPHHHGHEERGADIILGFCQRYRIPNDYRDLAVLVARYHSHCHRALELRPATLLTTLEALDAFRRPERFEQFLTACEADARGRTGLEDRAYPQPEYLRRALRAAQSVDAGDPIAQGLTGAALGSEIGRLRLEAIKDVLPQNPSGASG